The genomic stretch CTTCGACCAGTTCGGCTTCCAATTCCATAGTGTCCTGGCGCAGCCAGGGTACTATCACTCCCGAAGATTTATCCGAACCAAGCAGGTACCCTTCGCCTATCCTGAGGTTATTTATCCTCGCAGAGAAAAGACCGTCATCTAACGCGATAAGTGAACGTGTCGTAGCTCCTCCCGAATAGATATCGAGCTTTCTGCCAATTACGGATTCGATTTTTTCGCCGAAGGACAAAAATCTTTGCATGCTTTCTTTTGAAGGGAGGACTCCGCTGGCACAGCCGTAATTGACTCCGATCCCGCTTATTCTAAGGGCGGGGCTCAGTTTTTTGAGGCCCTCAGCAACGGCCTCAGCCTCATCCGGCCAGAAACCTTCCCTCAGGTCCCCCATGTCTGCCATCAGGAGGACAGAATGTTCTTTCTTTTTTGCTTCGCATACTTTTGACATCAATTCCAGCGTCCCAATATCTGAAACCAGGGAATAATCTGCAAGGCCGATTACATCTTCGATCTCAGAACGCATTGGTATCCTTATCAGAGCGAAAGGAGTTTTTATGCCATCCTCCTTCATCCTTCTGATATTCTTTATCCTGCTGTCTGCCAATGCAGATACCTTAGTACCGGAAAGCCGTCTGGCCAGTTCCAGGGGAGCGGATAATCCTTTTGTGACTGCCCAGACCGATATTCCATGTTCTGCGCACTTTGAAACGATCTTGTTCATGTTGCTTTCCATAACATCCAGATGAACTCTAAGTACTGGGTATGACATTTTTATCACTCCTTTTCGATGTAATACAAATACTGATATTATATCAAGCCTAATGAATCCCTTATAGTGATGAGGTCTTCTATTACTCCATATGCGGTATCCAGAAGGTCAGGGCAGTCCTGCACAATGATGTTGGGGTGCATCAGGTCTGACTCGATCCGGACTGCTGAACCATAATGGGAAATGAGACAGAAGACATCATCCCTGCTTACCTCCTCTACCCTTACGCTTGCATGGACATTATTCCCATCTTTCCAGCCTCTGCAGAGGAGTTTGAGCCTCATACCTCTTTTGACAGCATCCTGCGCCATATCAGGGGTCACTGCCCTTATTCCATCTCTCTCCACGTCAAGAGGTGTTATATTCCCACCCATCAGGACATTCGCAAGAGCGGCTGCTTTGGCTGAGGGATCCCATCCGTCAACGTCCATTGAAGGATCTGCCTCCGCGATCCCGGCTTCCTGCGCCATTTTTATGCCTTCTTCAAGAGACCCCCCTTTTTCCATGTGGGAGAGTATAAAATTAGTAGTCCCGTTCAGTATCCCAGAAAATCCATTTATAGTCGCGCCCTTCATGCAGCGGCTGCAGAAATTGAAGAGAGGTGCTCCGTCCATCACTGCGGATTCAAATAGATAGAGCGCTCCAT from Synergistetes bacterium HGW-Synergistetes-1 encodes the following:
- a CDS encoding homoserine dehydrogenase encodes the protein MRILFIGFGNVAKEMSRIFIQRDLYPALNLESRVVGIFTGRHGGLEKKDGIDLKKVLDELKLNNRLTAAERELSSLTPLEAAKTLDYDVLVELSALSIEDRGEPAASHIKTALERGKSVASANKGPVSFRYRELKELAEKNGALYLFESAVMDGAPLFNFCSRCMKGATINGFSGILNGTTNFILSHMEKGGSLEEGIKMAQEAGIAEADPSMDVDGWDPSAKAAALANVLMGGNITPLDVERDGIRAVTPDMAQDAVKRGMRLKLLCRGWKDGNNVHASVRVEEVSRDDVFCLISHYGSAVRIESDLMHPNIIVQDCPDLLDTAYGVIEDLITIRDSLGLI
- a CDS encoding alanine racemase, which codes for MSYPVLRVHLDVMESNMNKIVSKCAEHGISVWAVTKGLSAPLELARRLSGTKVSALADSRIKNIRRMKEDGIKTPFALIRIPMRSEIEDVIGLADYSLVSDIGTLELMSKVCEAKKKEHSVLLMADMGDLREGFWPDEAEAVAEGLKKLSPALRISGIGVNYGCASGVLPSKESMQRFLSFGEKIESVIGRKLDIYSGGATTRSLIALDDGLFSARINNLRIGEGYLLGSDKSSGVIVPWLRQDTMELEAELVEVRRKPTKPIGEVGRDAFGNVPHFEDRGERLRGILAIGRQDVNIGGLTPLDEGVKIITASSDHLLVDIEDCPVLHKVGEILRFRLDYPGMLSSSTSSYVTKIYEG